The Virgibacillus sp. MSP4-1 genome has a segment encoding these proteins:
- a CDS encoding ABC transporter substrate-binding protein, giving the protein MKKLVILLLTGLLVLLAACGNTEDTEDHANSDQNKEESGSAKEEATVKIKDVYGEKTVEKNPERVVVLEWVYAEDLLALGKQPVGMADIEGYHDWVNIEPELSDEVKDVGTRQEPNLEAISRLNPDLIITASYRHDAIMEDLESIATTLAFNPYPEEGQGDQYQEMQDTFNKIAKVMGKEDKAEEVLTSMEDTFKESEQKLAENGYEDTPFVLTQAYSGQNTPTIRLFTENGMATQIMGKMGLQNAYDGSDWELYGYKQTDVEALQNFQNAHFFYIVQEDDNVFENQLSGNPAWENLDFVKNDRLYQLPGDTWTFGGPLSAETFAKQITNVMLEKK; this is encoded by the coding sequence ATGAAAAAGCTCGTTATATTACTGCTGACAGGTCTGCTTGTACTCTTGGCGGCATGCGGAAATACGGAAGATACAGAGGATCATGCAAATTCCGATCAGAATAAAGAAGAGTCTGGATCAGCAAAGGAAGAGGCAACGGTTAAGATTAAAGATGTTTACGGTGAGAAAACCGTTGAGAAAAATCCTGAGCGAGTGGTTGTGCTTGAATGGGTTTATGCAGAGGATTTACTGGCCTTAGGTAAGCAGCCTGTGGGAATGGCTGATATTGAAGGCTACCATGACTGGGTAAACATTGAACCTGAATTGTCAGATGAGGTTAAGGATGTTGGAACACGCCAGGAGCCGAATCTTGAAGCGATTTCGCGTTTGAATCCGGACTTGATCATTACCGCCAGCTATCGTCATGACGCGATTATGGAGGACTTGGAATCGATTGCAACAACACTTGCATTCAACCCTTACCCTGAAGAGGGGCAAGGTGATCAATATCAGGAAATGCAGGATACGTTCAATAAGATTGCTAAGGTGATGGGCAAAGAGGATAAGGCCGAAGAGGTGCTGACCAGCATGGAGGATACCTTTAAAGAATCCGAACAGAAGCTCGCTGAAAATGGGTACGAGGATACACCATTTGTTTTAACACAAGCCTATAGCGGTCAAAACACTCCAACCATTCGTCTCTTTACCGAAAATGGAATGGCGACACAAATTATGGGAAAAATGGGGCTGCAAAATGCTTATGACGGAAGCGACTGGGAGCTGTACGGGTATAAACAGACAGACGTAGAGGCGCTCCAAAACTTCCAGAATGCTCATTTCTTCTACATTGTTCAGGAAGATGATAATGTATTTGAAAATCAATTAAGCGGAAATCCCGCTTGGGAAAATCTTGACTTTGTGAAAAATGACCGCCTCTATCAGCTGCCAGGGGATACGTGGACATTTGGAGGTCCTTTATCAGCTGAAACCTTTGCTAAGCAGATTACCAATGTGATGCTGGAAAAGAAGTGA
- a CDS encoding iron ABC transporter permease has product MQGTNKWIKAVLTFGGGAALLFLLIFIHINQGNVHIPVSTVLESIFAPQDLIEHHTVRYLRMPRVVIGILAGGALAVSGVILQTVTKNPLASASTLGIHSGTYFAVVFATVFFPAALGANGLFVAMLGGLITAFLVYALSGAGSTATPVKMVLAGMVVSIMFSSFTSVIQIFYEYETSGLFLWGSGSLVQNNWSGVQFALPLVIISFIILLFMSKKLDILRLGEEVSTSLGQNVNQVKLFALLNAVFLTAVTVSVVGPIGFVGLIAPHLVKLIGYRHHGLLLPAAFLWGANVLIGADVLARIMDDSFSELPVGAVTALIGAPWLIILVVRNFRTGSGEKGAISAGRVQLPFSPKWLFPSLILVLMLAIFIGISTGNYGVEIGVTIDAMTGNSNEFMRNLIFDLRLPRILVAAVSGAGLAIAGLVLQGILRNPLADPSVIGITSGAGVGALVVLYVLSLPAFFIPIGAFIGAILAFLLIMFFSLKSNFQPSVVALLGIGVSAFGSSIIQILVVEADMGVAAALTWLSGSTYAKGWTELVQYLIIPVLITLPLLFLHMKKLDVLSLGDEAASGLGLKVKSTRFFMAMLATILAAASVATVGTIGFVGLIAPHLSRILIGPKNKQLLPLTAMTGAIFLTIADILSRTLLVPKEIPSGVLVALIGAPYFLWLMKRTNKVRR; this is encoded by the coding sequence ATGCAGGGTACAAATAAGTGGATAAAAGCGGTTCTCACCTTTGGAGGGGGAGCCGCCCTTTTGTTTTTATTGATTTTCATACATATAAACCAGGGGAATGTACATATTCCGGTTTCAACCGTGCTTGAATCGATTTTTGCCCCGCAGGATCTCATCGAACACCACACGGTCCGTTATTTACGTATGCCGCGAGTGGTCATAGGAATTTTAGCCGGAGGAGCACTGGCCGTCTCAGGTGTCATTCTGCAGACGGTTACAAAGAACCCGCTCGCTTCAGCCAGTACGTTGGGAATTCATTCCGGAACGTACTTCGCTGTTGTGTTTGCCACGGTCTTTTTCCCGGCAGCTTTAGGAGCAAACGGCCTGTTTGTGGCCATGCTGGGTGGTCTGATTACCGCCTTTTTGGTCTATGCTCTTTCAGGTGCCGGCTCGACCGCAACCCCTGTAAAAATGGTGTTAGCCGGTATGGTCGTCAGTATCATGTTCTCCTCCTTTACGTCCGTGATTCAAATATTTTATGAATATGAAACGAGTGGCCTGTTTTTATGGGGATCGGGTTCGCTTGTGCAGAATAACTGGTCAGGGGTTCAGTTTGCCCTGCCATTGGTCATTATCAGTTTTATCATCCTGTTATTTATGTCCAAAAAGCTTGATATATTGAGACTTGGTGAGGAAGTGTCCACTTCTCTTGGCCAAAATGTGAATCAGGTGAAATTATTTGCTTTACTGAATGCGGTCTTTTTAACGGCTGTAACCGTCAGTGTTGTTGGTCCGATTGGTTTTGTCGGTCTAATTGCCCCACATTTAGTGAAGCTGATCGGTTATCGTCATCACGGGCTTCTGCTTCCGGCTGCTTTTTTATGGGGAGCAAACGTATTAATCGGAGCAGATGTGTTAGCCCGTATTATGGATGATTCCTTTTCTGAGCTTCCGGTTGGTGCGGTAACCGCATTAATTGGGGCGCCGTGGTTAATTATTCTTGTTGTCCGGAATTTCCGGACAGGCTCAGGTGAAAAAGGGGCCATTTCAGCCGGTCGTGTACAGCTGCCCTTTTCTCCTAAGTGGTTGTTTCCATCGTTAATACTGGTTCTCATGCTGGCGATTTTTATCGGCATTTCGACCGGGAATTACGGAGTGGAGATAGGGGTGACCATAGATGCGATGACCGGAAACAGCAATGAATTTATGCGTAATTTAATTTTTGATCTGCGTCTACCAAGAATCCTGGTTGCTGCGGTCAGCGGTGCCGGCCTTGCCATTGCAGGTCTGGTGCTTCAGGGCATTCTGAGAAATCCGCTGGCTGATCCATCCGTGATCGGGATTACGTCAGGAGCTGGGGTTGGTGCTCTGGTCGTTCTCTATGTCCTAAGTTTACCTGCGTTCTTTATTCCGATCGGAGCGTTTATCGGTGCGATTCTTGCCTTTCTGCTGATTATGTTCTTTTCGCTGAAATCCAATTTCCAGCCATCCGTTGTGGCCTTACTGGGAATTGGGGTATCGGCATTTGGTTCCTCGATTATTCAGATTTTAGTTGTGGAAGCAGATATGGGGGTTGCGGCTGCTTTAACCTGGCTGTCAGGAAGTACGTATGCTAAGGGGTGGACAGAGCTTGTTCAATATTTGATCATTCCTGTTCTCATCACTCTTCCGCTGTTATTCTTACACATGAAAAAGCTGGATGTCCTGTCTTTAGGGGATGAGGCTGCTTCAGGCCTGGGCTTAAAAGTCAAATCCACACGCTTTTTCATGGCGATGCTGGCAACGATTTTAGCAGCTGCCAGTGTAGCAACGGTCGGAACCATTGGATTTGTCGGGTTGATTGCACCCCATCTGTCCCGCATTTTAATTGGACCCAAGAATAAGCAGTTGTTGCCTTTAACGGCGATGACAGGGGCGATTTTCCTGACGATTGCTGATATATTAAGCCGCACCTTGCTCGTGCCAAAGGAAATCCCATCCGGAGTGCTCGTGGCTCTCATTGGTGCCCCGTACTTTTTATGGCTCATGAAGCGGACGAATAAAGTACGGCGGTAA
- a CDS encoding sigma-70 family RNA polymerase sigma factor translates to MKVRQMVKKAKKGDKESLLKLIMDQKEDYYKIAYSYMGNQHDALDAMEDMIVKLYEKIDQLKKHDSFYSWSKKILVHCCYSIYRSRSKVVLVDEWQDQMSTSGRSREHNQVDQNMDIHQWLSMINPRQAEAIKLRYFQDLDYQSIANMTNTSLGTVKSRIFNGLKKLHKLSGGALNEEN, encoded by the coding sequence TTGAAGGTAAGGCAGATGGTCAAGAAGGCAAAGAAGGGGGACAAAGAGTCACTCTTAAAACTCATCATGGATCAAAAGGAGGATTACTATAAAATCGCCTATTCATATATGGGAAATCAGCATGACGCACTTGATGCAATGGAAGATATGATTGTAAAACTTTATGAAAAAATTGATCAACTAAAGAAACATGACTCCTTCTATAGCTGGAGCAAAAAAATATTGGTTCATTGCTGTTATTCCATTTACAGAAGCAGAAGCAAAGTGGTTTTGGTTGATGAATGGCAGGACCAAATGAGCACTTCAGGTCGTAGCCGTGAACACAACCAGGTCGATCAAAATATGGATATTCATCAATGGTTATCGATGATTAATCCCAGGCAGGCAGAGGCGATTAAACTTCGCTATTTTCAGGATTTGGATTACCAATCGATTGCGAACATGACAAATACATCCCTTGGCACAGTAAAATCCCGTATATTTAATGGTTTGAAAAAATTACATAAATTATCTGGAGGTGCCTTGAATGAAGAAAATTGA
- a CDS encoding DUF4179 domain-containing protein, translating into MKKIERMLNEEKQRIDHKQAPPELEERLRTALSNEEKHRSFRIPFIWKTVAAIMLVVILAGYNYQALAYYGKRITGFDGVVSDTLQDLNEAGLGQVIDKEVPLKEGVTMKIAGLMSDENRLILYYTMTSKKGNLDEPASTFHPSKITGLFTDAKFESGGGQMNEANTELKGTYTFEPPSPFAKELTLHFNQLNKQVTFDYDPSKAMEASIKQNINEEVTVDAGNIRFDTITATPTLTTISGTTDVNINQMIQPFEHIKLMANGEPVQPKGGGYSHSFGRTNFELEYDALPKNLDNLELKVEKFPGSEMVNEKFPLKRGEKLNVSGYDIVIKDVSVTNQQTRLTVVADESVKLKNVSIGDQSHQTPLTETVNQKLNKKKDHLSEERTLIFDSPASADYLYIESMEFMKPYNKEIQIVGN; encoded by the coding sequence ATGAAGAAAATTGAACGCATGTTAAATGAGGAAAAACAAAGAATTGACCATAAACAAGCACCACCTGAACTCGAGGAACGATTGAGAACGGCTTTATCCAATGAAGAAAAACATAGAAGCTTCCGAATTCCATTTATTTGGAAGACTGTTGCTGCCATCATGCTTGTTGTGATCCTGGCCGGGTATAACTATCAGGCATTAGCTTATTACGGGAAACGAATTACAGGATTTGATGGAGTCGTGTCCGATACTTTGCAGGACTTAAATGAGGCTGGTTTGGGACAAGTAATCGATAAAGAGGTTCCTTTAAAGGAAGGAGTCACGATGAAAATCGCTGGATTAATGTCTGATGAAAACAGGCTGATTCTCTACTATACGATGACTTCCAAAAAAGGAAACTTGGATGAGCCTGCCTCCACCTTTCATCCGTCAAAAATAACCGGGTTGTTTACGGACGCTAAGTTTGAAAGTGGCGGAGGGCAAATGAACGAGGCAAACACTGAACTGAAGGGAACTTATACCTTTGAACCGCCAAGTCCATTCGCGAAGGAGCTTACCCTGCACTTTAATCAGCTGAATAAGCAGGTGACCTTTGATTATGATCCATCAAAAGCGATGGAAGCAAGCATTAAACAGAACATCAATGAAGAGGTAACTGTAGACGCAGGGAACATCCGCTTCGATACCATAACAGCAACTCCGACATTAACAACCATTAGTGGTACAACCGATGTGAATATCAACCAAATGATCCAGCCATTTGAACACATCAAGTTAATGGCCAACGGTGAACCTGTTCAGCCAAAAGGCGGAGGATACAGTCATTCCTTTGGCAGGACAAATTTTGAATTAGAGTATGATGCACTGCCAAAGAACCTGGATAATCTTGAGCTTAAAGTGGAGAAGTTCCCAGGTTCAGAAATGGTTAATGAGAAATTCCCGCTAAAAAGGGGAGAAAAGCTGAATGTTTCAGGTTATGACATTGTGATTAAGGATGTATCAGTGACGAATCAACAAACCAGACTCACGGTTGTTGCAGACGAATCTGTCAAGCTTAAGAATGTTTCCATTGGGGATCAGTCACATCAGACGCCCCTTACAGAAACGGTGAACCAGAAGCTGAACAAGAAGAAGGATCATCTATCCGAAGAACGTACCCTTATATTCGATTCCCCAGCCTCAGCGGATTATCTTTATATAGAAAGTATGGAATTTATGAAGCCCTATAATAAAGAAATTCAGATTGTGGGAAATTGA
- a CDS encoding DUF421 domain-containing protein: protein MEYAMDIVKILGRIVTILPLALFATLYMGKRSIGELPVFDFLVILTLGAIVGADIADPKINHIYTAIAIIAVALLQKGIAIWKIKNRKIGRLLTFEPTIVLYQGEFLVSNMKKINYSIDTILQMLREQQIFNVQDVEMAIIEANGYISVKPYPEKEAARAEHLLPQPNASSKGIDVPVVIDGEIYEKVLNSRNLNESWLYEELKKKNIDDINKVFYAAINDWNELHVSIKNKEDLQNLPPILH, encoded by the coding sequence TTGGAATATGCAATGGACATCGTCAAAATCTTAGGCCGAATTGTTACCATCTTACCTTTGGCCCTTTTTGCGACCCTTTATATGGGGAAACGCTCCATCGGGGAATTACCTGTGTTTGATTTTTTAGTCATTTTAACTTTGGGAGCCATTGTTGGTGCAGATATTGCCGATCCAAAGATTAATCATATATATACGGCCATTGCCATTATTGCCGTTGCTCTCCTGCAGAAAGGAATTGCCATCTGGAAAATCAAAAATCGTAAAATCGGCCGTTTATTAACCTTTGAACCTACCATCGTCCTTTATCAGGGAGAATTTTTAGTAAGCAATATGAAAAAAATCAACTATTCCATTGATACGATTTTACAAATGTTACGAGAACAGCAAATCTTTAATGTGCAGGATGTGGAAATGGCCATCATCGAAGCCAATGGGTATATATCTGTAAAACCATACCCTGAAAAAGAAGCGGCACGGGCGGAACATTTGCTGCCACAGCCGAATGCTTCCAGTAAGGGAATCGATGTCCCCGTCGTAATTGACGGCGAGATTTACGAAAAGGTCCTGAATTCCAGGAATTTAAATGAATCATGGCTTTATGAGGAGTTAAAAAAGAAGAATATTGATGATATAAACAAGGTCTTTTATGCGGCCATTAACGATTGGAATGAACTGCATGTAAGTATAAAAAACAAAGAAGATCTTCAAAACCTGCCACCTATACTGCACTAG